The following proteins are encoded in a genomic region of Sulfurimonas sp. HSL3-7:
- the trpA gene encoding tryptophan synthase subunit alpha: MKHLVAYITTGFPEKSFTVDLALALGESGVDSLELGVPFSDPVADGPVIEKANFLALEKGLRFRDVLEISEQIAPKVDTLWMGYFNSFYQYGMDALLKKANAIGVSGMIIPDLPHEEALLYKPQFDANNIANIAFVAPTDSDARIEEIVRDAKKFIYLVAYAGITGSGQSEDLQPVLRSIKSYTDTPAYVGFGVNQKTAKEKVAGADGVIVGSAFVNVLLQEELTLSQKIEQCCAIASEIKQKINE; encoded by the coding sequence TTGAAACATCTTGTAGCGTACATCACAACAGGTTTTCCTGAAAAATCATTTACCGTAGACCTGGCCCTGGCCCTCGGCGAAAGCGGCGTCGACTCGCTGGAGCTCGGCGTCCCTTTTTCCGATCCGGTCGCTGACGGCCCGGTGATCGAGAAAGCCAACTTTTTAGCCTTGGAGAAAGGGCTTCGCTTCAGGGATGTACTGGAGATTTCCGAGCAGATCGCCCCGAAAGTCGACACGCTGTGGATGGGGTACTTTAACTCTTTCTACCAATACGGCATGGACGCACTTTTGAAAAAAGCGAATGCGATCGGTGTCAGCGGTATGATCATTCCGGACCTGCCGCACGAAGAGGCGCTACTTTACAAACCGCAGTTTGACGCGAACAACATTGCCAACATCGCCTTTGTTGCACCGACCGACAGTGATGCGCGTATTGAAGAGATCGTCCGCGACGCCAAGAAGTTCATCTACCTGGTCGCCTATGCCGGTATTACGGGCAGCGGCCAGAGCGAGGACCTGCAGCCGGTCCTGAGATCGATAAAGTCGTACACCGATACCCCCGCCTATGTCGGTTTCGGCGTCAACCAGAAGACGGCCAAAGAGAAGGTCGCCGGTGCGGACGGCGTCATCGTCGGTTCCGCTTTTGTCAATGTCCTTTTGCAGGAAGAGCTGACCCTCTCTCAAAAGATAGAGCAGTGTTGCGCGATCGCTTCCGAGATCAAGCAGAAAATAAACGAATAA